AAAATAGTGGTAGGTGGGCTATCAGCATTACATAGGCAACCGTTTCGTTAAACGATGAAATAGATATCTCGAGTGCCCTTCAGACTGTTGTGGTGTTCCACTGCAGTGTTGTCTGAACGATCAGATCAGCCTCGACACTCCGCATCACATTCCTGAGTAGACATACAACTCACGCGGTTTTTCTCTCACAACCTGGTGGTTTGAATAGTGAGCTTGAACGAAAGCTCTCTTCCTTATAGATGCAGGACCTTGCTCGTCCGTGTGCCTACGTGAGCTTCTGAATTAAGTGATTCCCCTATGTTGTCAGTGGCAGGAAGCATAGGTTCTCAGCAAATTGCGAAAAGCAATCCCCAATCGCAGTACAGGGTATTCAATTACAGAAAGCATTCCAACACACAAGGAGTTGCTGGAAATGGTACTGAATGAATGCAGGTAAATCTCTATCcggagcgagaagacaaaaaTACGAGTCTTTAGATTGTGGATACAGAAGGCATAACTCAGCTTCTGCCTGGGTGGCCAGCTTTTTGTTTGTGATTCCATCAATAAGGTACGGAAAAcgagcatgcatgcgaagcTCCAAATGACAAGGCACGTGTCAGTGCAGGGAAACGACCATGtggccatgcaccaccagCTTTGTCCTTCCTTGCTGAGCCTGACAGCTCACAGGAAAACAAGTACATTGTGTTATCGCGCAACAGACAAGTCTGGCAAGTGCGAGGAAGCCGCACAGTTCATTCAGTGTCAGTGAAACTTCGACTGTGCTGATATCTCTGAAAAGCTGTTGGCCCCAACGGCCCCACCCTGAAAATTGAAACAGAGTCTATGCCATCTATGGGGTAAGTCGCAACCGCAGCGTAGGGCGCAGAGTCGGCTCCACACCGGAATCAACAAAGTGCCTGCAGGTTAAAGAACCTCCTCACACACTCGTCCCTACTCGCTGGAGTCGCAGTGTGATTGGTGGGCACGAACGCTTTGAGTCGAAAGCACAATAATGTCGCACGAAGTACACCTCTAATACTAAGGGATTCTAGGCCGAATCACCGAGCAAAACTGGGCCTCCTCTACCCACCTACCGCCTTCCAGGCTCTCCGACTCCTCGCCAAGACAAAATAAGAAGTATAGTTTTGTATGCCGTCAAAAGATGAAAGTGCCGACAGGCAGCCGGCATCCTGATTAACGTAGCCAGAGGCATATTGTGCCGTGTCCTGTGACGTGCTGTGCTTCTCTGGACAAAAAGCAAGACAACCATTTGGACAAAACCATAGTACCATGACTAAACCAGAAACACTGTAACGTACCAGACGACCTCTCCAATATGTAGAATACACAAATTACCGCAGGAATTTGGACTCCTAATATCATCGCATGTTAGTGCACTGCGAATGGCATTCGAGGATTTACGATGCGAGGTCGGAGATCAAAGTACATCCGACAATAGTTGACATGTTGTGGAGCGGGCCTTTACTAGCATTTGCTGTTGACCACAGTGGTAGTCACAGTCGCTAGGGATGCTAGATGTGtaaggaaggagaacagaaagGCACCCAAGATAGTAATTATGTCCGCCGCCCTCCTCCGGTTACTTTGGACATCCATCGGGAAATGAAGAGGAACCCAGGTGATTTTACGGAAATGGATGGCACGTATTTGTGCCGGTGTGCCTCGGCTGTTTTCTTGGAAGAGGACACGGCATGCGACGTACTTCACGGAAGGTGCAAATAAAATTAGGTTACGGCTCGGCAAAGTCCCACCACAGGACAGCAAGGATGATGTTTTGTCACTCCCGTGCGCATGTGCAGAAACAGTTGATCTGACACATCCAGAGCCTCTCTACTTACGAAGACAGTCTCTTCGAGCTATCGAGTGGCAAACTCACCGCGCCACGTGAGTGGCACGGTTTCAATTTCTTACTCCCGTGTACCTTCTGTCCGATGTATTGCTTGAAACATGTGTAAATCGTAAGACGGACTTCTGAGCGCACGTGCTACAGAATAGAAGCGACAGCTTCGATATTTCCGCGGCAAATGAATTATCTGGGTCTCTGTGTAACGAGGGAAAAGAAAGTGAGCCACCCGCAACCTGCAAACTACCACATCGCGACGCGGGAACAAGAATGCATTCAATCGTGGAGCTTCAAAATTTGTGGTGCCTTGGGAATATAAACTTTTGTAAGACTTCCGAAATTTTCCGATGATGTTCATAAGTACGAGCGATTTTTTTCCGGTTCCCGCTTTTCAGCATGTTGAAACGTTGTATCAACCTGATAGCTCGCTCTCATTCGTTTATCAGCCTTCCCAGCTCACGATCCTGATGAAATTTGACGCGTTTTGCGAGACCTTCCCTCGGGTTGCCGAAGATTGTCTTCCACCATCGTTGCAAGAACGTGTCACGTCAACAACGTTAATTCCTGTGTTCCACATGCCACCACAATTGACAGCTGATCTTTTCTCGCCTGGCGAGTCACACGAATCGGGGGTGATGGTGAAAGTTCGAAGAGGCACGCCCGGTGTGCTTCCTGCGTCTGATGCTGGTATATATGAAGCATTTGCCCATAAAGAACTCGCACCAAAAAGCCCGTTCGTGCTTCCATTGCTTGGTGCCTGTCAGGGATGCACGACGGGCAACGTATACATGTTCACGCCCCTTTTGCAGGGAGACATCAGGCGGGTCGCCGTTCAGCATCCTTCTCAGTGCATCAGCGGCGAGCTTGTCCTGAAGGAAATGGCGGCGTCGCTGAAGGTTCTCCATGATGCGGGCCTTGTTCACGGCGATGTAAAGGAGCAAAACTTTTTTGTGGGGAGAGATGGCCACGTAGTGATTGCTGACTTCGGTGCCCTAGGCTACCCTGGTTGTAGTTTAGAAGCTGGTACCCTAGGCTACATTGCACCGGAGCGACTTGTCAACGACAACGCAAACTCTTTTGCCTCAGACATATGGGCTCTCGGAGTGACTTTCAAAAACGTGTTAACTGCCTTACGCGCTACAGTCCGAGCAGACCGGGAAGTGTTAGATGGATTGTCAAACCGGATGACCGCTTCCGATCCTGCTGCTCGTCCATCAGTGGACGACGTGCTGTTAGacccctgtctctccgcccCGCCCAGTCTCGCAAGCCACGATGTTGCACCGTTCACTCCCGATGCTTTTGGTTATTATTGTTTGACTGGAGCGACCAATACATCAGATTAACATGTTGAACAAGCGAAATTCACCGTCGCTGGTCTATGCAACAATGACCCAGCGAAGGAATTGTCATCGCGGTTTGTAAAAGTCTGGTTAGCGTAATCTCCTCGAGGAGAAGCGGGTTTATGCGAGAGGGGGCTGTAGCTCAAGTCCCTGAAATCACGAATTGACGAATTGTTCTGGTTCCAAAATGCCTGTGAATTTTGCGCGATATGCTACAACACCGTGTAAACGCTGTATTAGTCAAGGCGTTTCGCGTCTGTTACCAATGCTAGCATCGTTTCCTGTAGAAAACCTCACCTATGCAGAGTCACAGGAGTGCTGGGTGTGTAACGTCACTTCACAAACGCCACCCGCGAGCGCCTGCAGAAATCATAATGGACTGAAAGGTAGCACATCACCAAGTCAGCGGTGGGGCGATTCTGTAAGCGAGAGCTTTTTGTTCAAGTCGATTCAAAGAAACAGAGCTGGATTCAGTCCAACCTTCACATACATTCGAGCGCGAAGTCTACGTTTCCGATTCGCGATCACCGACTAAGGTGAATAGTTCGACCCCTTTCTGGAGAGTGTGTTTCATCCCTGGACAAAACAGTATTCCGTCTTGGTTCTCTGCACTACAGGTGTACGTATGGATCAACATGAACAATTTCACCTGCTGAGCCGATATGCAATGACGCCAAGCAGAGCGACACCTTCTTAAACGTGCAGACTAGCCCCCGCGCAGGAAACGAGCCTGCTCTCCCTGTGGACGCTCAGCATAGGAGTCCGGGCGGCGAACCTTATTGATGAATATAATCTACAGAATAGTATAGTGTCACTATATTCTTATTGACCACGGTGACACTCAAGCTCTGTAGAGAACGCGTGGTAGGTGGCATAAAAGCGTAGCTCCTCCATGATAAGCATGAAGCTAAACGTTGCTAGTCGCGTGAGATTCGCTGGTCCAATTACAGTTGCAACGCAGAAGGCCAGCAGCCTAGTACCTCAGGACTGGGCGACACGGACATGCACGAGTTCATTCTGTATTTAGGCGAGTGCGCTGTTCCCTATCAATTTTCTGGAAAGCGGAGGCTTTTGAAGCCAGGGCATATCGCAATAGGCAGGCACGTGTTCATTGACTTCTGTAGACAGGCCGTCCTCGTTGAAACTCAAGACTGTGTCAAACCGCCTGCCATGCCAAGGCGGACCCGGAAACCTTCACAAGCGGGTGTAACTTCCCTGACGCAAACACAGCTGGATTGCTTCTGAGGCATACCCCTGAGGATAGGCTTCTGTGCTGTTCTCTGTGCTACTGAGGACTTCTCGGACGAGTCAGTCGCGCGAAGCACCAAAAGACGCGTACATCTGCGCACTTTTGCCCTGTCTTTTTTTGGATGGCTCTACATGGCTTCTGACGGCTGCTCGTTTGTGGACCAGCTGTGCGTTTGCAACTGCCAAGAGTTTACACAACAGCCGACTGCGCCGATGGCGATTAACTCATGAAACGTGAAACCGGCTGGACAATCTGCACACTGTAAGACAACTCATTGGGACAGATTGTACCTGAATGTAGGGATCTAATTTTTTTGTCGTCCAACTTGCCGCCGTGCTTAGACACGGCGACGCTCATGTTGCTCGGCGTCCCGCGCGGTTCTCAATTCTTCACCTCTCAGTGTCTTGAGGAGCCACCGAAAGATAACCGTCTCCGTTCCCACGCACAAACACTCCCACTTTCCAATAGAAAACGGTAGGCCACAACTGAAGCGTCCGGAAACTGGACCTGCTACCGTTTGCTCGGTATCGGTTTTTCGCCCGGACGTCCAACTGCTCATCGAAACGGCCTGCCGCAGCCGCGTAGCTGGTCTAATCACCTAAACTTTCGAGCGAGGACGGGAGCGGCGGGTCGACGGGGGGGGTGGAGGGTGGACTGAAGGAGGACCACAAGACCGTTCCAGCTTCAGCTGATGTTGCAAACTGAGCGTCATGTGTAGGCTGACAGGGACACTCTTTCCTTCAGTTAAGTTTTTTCTTCGTATTCTTTGTCGGGTTCACGTGACATGCCCGTATTCGCTCATCGGTCCACGCGAAGTCTATCACTGGAATTTCCTGTGGCACGCAGCCAGTACTCGCCGCAAACTTGGCCGCCCTTACATCACACCGAATTTGATTTTTGTGCAGCAGCTCGAACTTTCACAGCTGTTGACGCGTCCATACACACTGCGTCACGCGTTTGGTTTCTACTGGGACAATCCACGCAGAAAGGGCTTTTCTGCggtcgtttttctgcttgcgTCTTTTCTGCTGCCGACTCCACCATGTCGTGCGACGAAGTGATCCGCCGGACGACAAGCCTGGCCGTGCCCACGCCCCCGAGCCAGAATGAGAAATTGTCGTACATTCTGCTTGGAATTCTGAATTGCTTCCTTTTTGGTGTCGGTATGATTGTTCTGGGTGCCATGAAGAACGACACTCCTGATGTTCTCATCGGCGTCTTCCAGCTAGTTATTCCTTTTGTTGGCTGGGTCTGGGCCGTTATCTGGGGTGTCCTCATTGTTCTCAAGGCTCTGAAGTAGCCTCGGTTCATTTTGTGCAAGTCGATGGCGTAAATGTTGATTGGAACGCCCATGTGCACCAGCCAAATAGCACCGGGTAGGGCGACTCGTGCGGGGGATCGACACCGGCTTGATGCAGTGTAGAGATGGTCAGGCCGCTGCAGTGAAAGAAAAATCGTTGAGATGTGACATGTAACACGGAACATTCTTGTAGGGATTCAGGGAGCAATCGAATATGCCGGATCGATGTCTTCATTCAGTGTGGGGGAGTGTTTCGTGCTGGGAATTTTTTGGTGGCCAAGCTCGGTGTGTCGACCTCTACACGGCTTTGCACATTTACATCGCCGTGTGTCGTTGTATTGTACTACAGAGATGTAGTCATTCTAGATTGATGTGTTCACACGAAGCGTGATGCGTGCCGCGTCTGCGAAAATGCCTGCTGGCGCCATGGACACGGGTTCCGTGTTACGCACTCTGCTTGCAACTGGGGAAAGTTCATCCCAGTGAACTTGAGGCGTGATGGAAGATTCTGATGATCCAGTTTGTCTCGGGTTTCGCGTGCTGTCCTGTGTGCTTGGAGGCCCGGGATTGCAACGGCTCAGCttgcctttgttttttcttggtGCCGCACAGACTGACTGCGACAACTTCGTTAAAGCTGTAGTCGGAACAGGTCCCGGGCTTTGGGCTGAACACTTTCTTAAATTCCACTCAGATCATTGCCACTGTGTGGTGCATGAACAAGTCTCATTGGGCGCCTAGGCTACAAAAGAACCTGATCCTGAGTGCGATCGCCTTGATCATTTGGCTCCTTCGCATTTTTGCCACCAGTTGGTGGTGGATCCCTATTCCTGAAGATTCTGGTACTACATGAAGTATAAACAGCAAACTATTCACTCAGTTTGAATATATAACAGCAGTCAGTTTTCTGACGGTGCCGTCGAGTCAGTACTGTAGAGAACGCATCCACGATATTTCTGTCATCGCGGTGTCGGTAGAGTCAGCTGGATTAGACCGCTTGATATATAATATCAATCCTCATACTAATTAACTGAATAAAAATGATACAGGGTTGAACAGtgctcttctttcgcctaCTGTGTGGCTCAGCCTGCTCTAAATGTAGCTCTCGTCAGCGTTTGCTGACCGCTGAGCAACACAGGATTCTCAGGGAATCCTCTTGTTTGCTGTTTGCCCCCGGTCGGACACAATGCTGCGACAGCGACTGCCTGAACTCACCGGGATCGGTAAAACAAGAGTTCAAAGCCAACTTTCTCGAACTGTTCATAGTTTAGATGTTACAAATAAGCGAGTGCACTTCCCGTGTACCAGCTGCCATTGTGTTGGCATCAGAATGTCCGACATCCGCTACGATTCTCCCATACATATTCGTACGGATATTCACGTGTACACCCTGGTGTTGAGTATGTAGCTACTTGAGCAGGCGAGCCCAACGTTCAGAACGTATCGTCTATAGCCTGCCACAAGCAATGCTGTTAACTGCTGGACAGAGCAACAAGATGTTTTGAGTCATGCGCATGCCGGCATTCTCTACATGCTGCTATTGGCCACTGGCACCCTCTGCTGACGAGGGCTGTTCCCATTCCTGTGTCATCTGTGGAAGACATCGCGACATTTCCAGGAAATGATCTCGTGCTGAAGGGTGGAAACGCTACGGTCTGTGTAGAAAGCAGCGCCGGTTCTCTCATGAACGGCATATTCGTTCGCGAGTCCCTCTCTGTACAAGAGGCACCAGGTGAATTCGAGGTTTTGCGGACGGGAGACGTCACTGCATTGACTGCCCTTATTTACTGTTGATGAGACGCTCGAGTTGCTAAAAACACGTGGAGTTCCGTGCCGCCTTCGaaatgttttttttcgccaTTGGCGCTGATTCCAGCTGCTGAGCATGATGATACATAGTCACTAAGGTACCACCGGTTTGAGATGGAATTACTTTTAACACCACGTAATACGCAGTGACGGCTGGCGCCGTCATCCACTATTGGGATTTCGCGTTCATCCGAGACCTGTCAATTCCCCGCACTTGGCCATGGGGTGGGGTGTGGTCTTAAAGGCAGCATCAGCTTCTTACCTTTTTCACGGGGTATGTACCACATCCGTGCGTTTCTAATGTCGTTCGTCCACCCCAACACGTGGACAGTTCAACAAGGACACAAATGTTGGCTCTGAATCTGTTTCATAATAGTGGTGTTCCAATCGAACACGGTCCATTTGATCTGGACTATTTCCTCAGGCGAGGCCGTAGCCACTGAATACGAATCATTCGTGGCTGAAAGGTACGATGGCCTCCGCGTTGGAGATTCCATTATCGGGAGCACAAGATTCTTGAGAAGAGAAAATAAGGAAGGTGGACTCATGCCAATTCGTCCTGACGTGGCACCATCGTGAAAGTGGAAAACGCATAGGCACGCACAGAAATATCCATTTCACGGTTTTTAGTCTGCCTGCTCCTTCCGCCGAGGAGAGCTACGTGGTTTAGAGAGAACCTTTTGAACAAACCATGCGGACTGCAATACAGAGAAAGACTCTGTTCGCTTCACCGGCCTCTTACGATGGTTGTCCGAAGTTCGAAACTCCGCGATACACGGCAGGTTGACACGTACTTCCCAAGACGCTTGAACAAAGAAGCTAcagcccccccccccccaggAATGGTGTAAAAAAGCGTTTTCCTGGTTTGCAAATGTGTGTTCGGCACCAAGCATGTTGGGACTGATATCAACTGCGGCGTGCACATGCCTGTGTACGAACTAGCCGCACAATcagcgaaaaggagaacCTGTGTAGCCAACAGAACAGTGTAGGTATATTTGACACTCAGCGCTAACAAGTAATGTTTGTCAAGTTCCTTGTATCTATTTAGTTCACTGCTTTCTTGGGGGCAGACCAAAAGAGTTCACTAAACCGCGTTACAGATTTCCAGGATCTAAACCGGCAGTCCAACTCGTGTATCATTTATCTGCGTTTATCAAACGCAAAGTCAGGCAAGCCTCTTGCCCTCGACTGGAGACGATGCAGGGGGAGACCCAGGCTTATGGAGTGACCCAGCTTGTTTCTGTATCCAGTGCTTCCGCCCAAACAAGGTGAAGCTCGGTAGAGAACTCCCCCTTAAAAACAAACACATTCAGATACGATAGAGACAGATAGCTGCGATGTGACGGAGCATCGGAAATGCTACACACACGAATCGGTAATGCACTGATATAACTATCAGCAGTAGAAGTGGGCCATTCGTTTGGACACACTGTCGCAAGAAAAATGTGTGGTAAGCGTTTTCGAGTGAGGAAACgttgttttctgcttctggcAGTATGAGCaaagaaggcaagagagcCACACGCATCGCTACACAAGTCAACGCACGCCGGGAAGACCACCGGAGACACACAAACCTGATCGACGCGACCAGAGATATTCTCTCTCGTTCATTTGATTTCATATCTTGCTCTCTCGACTGCGGAATTCTAAGTTGCTCTTTATGAGGCGACTTTCTCCGCATTTCTACCTATCTCATTCTCCAGAGAGGCATGCCCTCTCGGctctctgcgcttcttcgctgttcgctttccgcgcatgcagtctcctGTCGGCGTGGCAACGTGCCGAACGCGCTGACAACCAGCTTGCATGTCGATATCTCAGGAAAGGACTCTCGATCCCTTTGGCATTTCACggaagagggaagcgaaggtCTCCAAAAATTCGAGAAACTCAACAAACTGTCCGTGCCGTGCGGCACACTTCCGCAAATATGTGCGCGAGCGATGACCTGAGGACTCGTCGACGCCGAGCCAGCCGTCGtggtttccttttctccaggcTTTTTCCTGGAGCAGACTCCCCGGCTGGGTTTCTCTCGGTTCCGTTTTTGTGCTGTGAG
This Toxoplasma gondii ME49 chromosome VIII, whole genome shotgun sequence DNA region includes the following protein-coding sequences:
- a CDS encoding hypothetical protein (encoded by transcript TGME49_230480~Predicted trans-membrane domain (TMHMM2.0):110-133:142-165) — translated: MPVFAHRSTRSLSLEFPVARSQYSPQTWPPLHHTEFDFCAAARTFTAVDASIHTASRVWFLLGQSTQKGLFCGRFSACVFSAADSTMSCDEVIRRTTSLAVPTPPSQNEKLSYILLGILNCFLFGVGMIVLGAMKNDTPDVLIGVFQLVIPFVGWVWAVIWGVLIVLKALK
- a CDS encoding rhoptry kinase family protein ROP46, putative (encoded by transcript TGME49_230470) translates to MNYLGLCVTREKKGCTTGNVYMFTPLLQGDIRRVAVQHPSQCISGELVLKEMAASLKVLHDAGLVHGDVKEQNFFVGRDGHVVIADFGALGYPGCSLEAGTLGYIAPERLVNDNANSFASDIWALGVTFKNVLTALRATVRADREVLDGLSNRMTASDPAARPSVDDVLLDPCLSAPPSLASHDVAPFTPDAFGYYCLTGATNTSD